TTGGTCCGGAATCTTTTGTGAACCCATTCAATGACTGTGCATTAACCTGTGGGCCCATTACGGACACAATTGCAAAAATCAACAAATATTTTTTCTTCATAGAATTATTCTTTTTGTGAAAAACAAGACTTGCAAAGATATTCAAATAGGAATGTGACTCATTCCAATATTGTTAAATGGTAGAAATTTGTTTTGATCAGGACATGATTTTGCAGAAAGAAAATCAATTGTTAAAAATGGAAATCCGGAGGTTAGGGAATATAAATACAGATAAAAAGATTTCTAAATGGAAAATTGAAATTCCCTTATTAAATTGAAATAAAAAAAATCATCCATGTCAACATCTTTAAACAGAATTCAAAAAACAGCTTATTCAATGATAATTTTTGTTTTGGCTGTTTTGATACTTAAAATGGGTTCTGTGATCATCATTCCATTGGTTTGGGGAGTGTTTTTTTCATTTGCGCTTTATCCCATTTCGAATTGGCTGGAGGAAAGACGTTTTCCAAGGGGATTGGCAATTACGCTGACCCTTGTTTTGGTCACCTCTTTGGTAATTACGGTTTTATATTTTCTGACCGATCAGGTTTTGGGCCTTATCTCAGATATTCCCGAAATTAAATTGGCATTTGAAACTAAAGTGAATATATACTTAGGGGAATTCAGAAATTATTTTGGGCTTGGAACAGACGGATTTCTTTCAACTGACGACCTTTTAAAAAAACAAAATGTGGAATCGGCGATTTTTGAAACGGGAAGGTCCTTGGTATTGCTAGGGGTGATTCCTTTATTTATTTTCCTAATGCTGTTTTACAAGGATTTTTTCATGGAGTTTTTAAAAAGAAGATCAAAGGATGGGAATACTTCAATCTTGAATTGGATCAAAGAATCGGGTTCAGTGATCCAATCTTATTTATTGGGGATGCTCATGGTAACAGGGATTGTGAGTCTGATCAGTGGTTTTGCCTTTTATTTATTGGGAATCAAATATTTTATGCTTTTCGCTGTTTTTATTGCTGTGATGAATTTGATTCCCTATGTAGGAGTGATATTCAGTTCTTTATTAGTGGTTTTATATGTGCTTTTGACGACGGATACTATTTTTTATCCTTTGGCTACTCTGTTTTTGCTTTGGCTGATCCAGCTTATTGAAAACAATCTTATCACACCGTTTGTAGTAGGTGCCAAAGTAAGAGTCAATGCTTTTGCAGTGATATTGGCCATTTTGATCGGGGCCTATATTTGGGGTGTCTCAGGAATGATTTTGTTTATTCCTATGGTAGGTATATTAAAAATAACTTTTGAAAGAATTCCTGCTTTGGCACCATACGGTTTTCTTCTAGGTGATAATAATCAGGTCCATGAAAAGCGTGAAAACTTTTGGAAATTACTGGTCAAAAAAGTTAAAAGCAAAAAAGAGGTCAATTGACCTCTTTGAGTGCTAACGAAAATTTTAGAAAATCCACCTCCAAAGGTTCTGACACCTTACTGTATCTACCAAGTTGAGGCGATGTATTAAATGAAATAAGTCGGGGTGACAGGATTACAACCACCCCGTGCAAATCTTTATGTATCAGTAAGTTACAAAACGTAATTTCAGCGGGTTCACCGTTCAGTTCTCAATTTATTCGAACTGGTTTGAGTGCATTTGGTGAACTCCGAAACCTTTGTAAATATACAAAAAAGCCCGCTTTTTGGGTTCAAATCGTGGCAAAAAGTGCTAAATTTTATTGGTAACTGGCGATAGATTTTAGTGCCGTTTGACTGCCTTCATCTGGCAAGGTCAATCGGTGATGTAGCGCTCTACAATGGACGGTGCAAGGCCAGTGAATTCGCAAAATTCGTTTACGCTCACGAACTGGTGTGACTCTTTAGCAAGCTCCTCCCTAATCCTGTTAAGGAGCTTCCTGCCGTATCGTTCACTCTTGCCAGTGATCCGCTGCACGTCTTTTGGATAAATACAGGCTCGTTTGGTTTCGATCATACTTTATCTATACTTCATGTATGCTTTTGGTGTACTGTAAATATACGGAATGCCATTGGCAGTTCATTTTGAACCATTCGGAATAAACGGTATTCAATGTTCCTAACCGGAACCTGTTTTTTGTCTGCCCTTCGTAATTATCGGATTTTCGAAGAGTTGCAACGAAGCAACAAATCAAAATTCAAATGATATGGCAAGACAAGCTGGGATTATCAAGTTGAAGGGCAAAGTCGGTGACATGTCCTTTTACAAAACGAAAGATGGCTACCTGGCCCGGGAAAAGGGTGGGGTGGACAAAGACCGGATCCAGAATGATCCGGCTTTTCAGCGTACCCGTGAAAACGGTGCTGAGTTTGGCCGTGCCGGTGCAGCCGGACGGACTTTGAGAACGGCCTTTAGGCCGCTACTTCTGCGTACCTCTGACAGTCGGTTGACCTCCAGACTGACCAAAGAAATGGTGAAGGTGATCAAAGCGGATGCAACCAGTGCCCGTGGAGAACGGAACGTTCTCGATGGTGAGCTGGAGCTTTTGCAGGGCTTTGAATTCAATGCAAATGGCCGTCTGGGAGCTACAATATATGTGCCATTTGACGCAAGTATTGACAGAGCTACTGGTGAAGCTGTAGTCAATGTGCCGGGCTTTGTTCCCCAAAATACCATTGCTGCGCCTCAAGGTGCTACGCACCTGAAATTTGTATCTGCTGCGGTGGAGATTGATTTTGAGGCCGATGACTTCACCCTGGTTGCTTCTGAAAGTGGAGAGATTGAAATCGGGCCACAGGCGGAAGCTGCGGTGAACCTGTCCAATGGTTTGCCTGCAAACAGTACCAAGGCACTAATGCTGGTTTTTGGTGTGGAGTTCTATCAGGAAGTGAACGGTAGCTTCTACCCACTAAAAAACGGCTCCTACAACGCCCTGGCGTTGGTGGCTATTGATGGTGCTCCTGCAGTTCAGCAAACCTAATTTTGGTTCGGATGGAATTGATTCTCACAAGAAGCTATTATCCGGAGGGAACCAACGGAAAGCTCCGTGATGGTGAGCAGCTGGTCTGCTCCACCATCGAGCTTCCCTGGAGGGAAAACCAGCGGATGGTATCGAGCATCCCGGAAGGGAGGTATGAGCTTGTAAAGCGATACACCGATAAACGGGGCTGGCATTTGCTGGTGAAAAATGTACCCAATAGAAGCGGCATCCTTTTTCACCCTGCCAATGACGCCCTGAAGGAACTGAAGGGCTGTATAGCCCCGGTTTCAAAGGTCATCGGTCCAGGTAAAGGGACGGATTCCAAAACTGCCGATTCCAGGCTGAAAACACTTGTGTTTGAGGCCATGGAAAGAGGCGAAAATGTATTTCTCAATATTCAAAAAGCAAAAAGCGTATGACGATCATAGAAAGGGCGAAAGCCCCAACACCCAAGTTTTTCAAAGTGCTCCGAAACGTGGGTTTGGCACTAGCGGCAGCTGGTGGCGCTCTGTTGGCAGCACCAATCAGTTTACCGGCCGGAATAGTTGCCCTGGGCGGCTATCTCACCGTAGGTGGGACGGTACTGACTGCAGTCAGTCAGGTGACTGTAGAGGATGGTGCAAAAGCGGACAGGAAAGATGGCTAACCTGGTAAGTGGAGGAGGCACGAAGGCAGGAACTGCCGGAGGCACGTTGCTGAGTGTCCTGGTGAATATCAGCTCCGGGGATATCCTCCACACCTGTGTATTAGCTGCTGTTGGAGCGGTAGTGAGCTTTACCGTGTCCATTCTGCTAAAGGTGCTATTCCAACGGTTCAAAAGAAAACATCCACCTCCGAAGGGGATGTGATTCCCGCAAAGTCGGGAAAGTTTGTGTTCCT
This window of the Aquiflexum balticum DSM 16537 genome carries:
- a CDS encoding AI-2E family transporter → MSTSLNRIQKTAYSMIIFVLAVLILKMGSVIIIPLVWGVFFSFALYPISNWLEERRFPRGLAITLTLVLVTSLVITVLYFLTDQVLGLISDIPEIKLAFETKVNIYLGEFRNYFGLGTDGFLSTDDLLKKQNVESAIFETGRSLVLLGVIPLFIFLMLFYKDFFMEFLKRRSKDGNTSILNWIKESGSVIQSYLLGMLMVTGIVSLISGFAFYLLGIKYFMLFAVFIAVMNLIPYVGVIFSSLLVVLYVLLTTDTIFYPLATLFLLWLIQLIENNLITPFVVGAKVRVNAFAVILAILIGAYIWGVSGMILFIPMVGILKITFERIPALAPYGFLLGDNNQVHEKRENFWKLLVKKVKSKKEVN
- a CDS encoding DUF5675 family protein translates to MELILTRSYYPEGTNGKLRDGEQLVCSTIELPWRENQRMVSSIPEGRYELVKRYTDKRGWHLLVKNVPNRSGILFHPANDALKELKGCIAPVSKVIGPGKGTDSKTADSRLKTLVFEAMERGENVFLNIQKAKSV